One part of the Janthinobacterium sp. 17J80-10 genome encodes these proteins:
- the epsG gene encoding chain length determinant protein tyrosine kinase EpsG encodes MNQRVPPMATLPVSINQDSTMGRILLDQGKITATDTERILRLQREQGMRFGEAAQSLGLITEADVKQVLANQFGFPYLHPGQGEYPQELIAAYEPFSDEAEMLRGVRAQLVQRWFGNGHNALVIVSIGPEEGASLFAANLGVVFAQLGEPTLILDANMRSPQQHEIFRLRGRQGLSEILAGRCGMHAVCRVDYFEDLSILPAGTVPPNPQELLFRPSFRELQENLRRHFKTILIDVPALSTGSDALTIAANVGGVLLVARRDGTYLADLSTVREKMRRAGVEVVGSVLLEF; translated from the coding sequence ATGAATCAGCGCGTCCCTCCAATGGCAACATTGCCTGTCTCGATCAATCAGGATTCGACGATGGGCCGGATCCTGCTGGACCAGGGCAAAATCACAGCCACCGATACCGAACGCATCTTGCGCCTGCAACGCGAGCAGGGAATGCGCTTTGGCGAAGCTGCCCAGTCGCTTGGCTTGATTACGGAAGCCGATGTAAAACAGGTGCTGGCAAACCAGTTCGGTTTCCCTTACCTGCATCCGGGGCAGGGCGAATATCCGCAAGAACTGATTGCGGCTTACGAACCATTCAGCGACGAGGCTGAAATGCTGCGCGGCGTCAGAGCCCAACTGGTCCAGCGATGGTTCGGTAATGGTCACAATGCACTGGTTATCGTGAGCATCGGTCCGGAAGAAGGGGCGAGCCTGTTCGCAGCCAACCTGGGGGTTGTCTTTGCCCAATTGGGGGAGCCGACATTGATTTTGGACGCCAACATGCGTTCGCCCCAGCAGCATGAGATTTTCCGCCTTCGTGGCAGGCAGGGGCTGTCGGAAATACTGGCCGGACGTTGCGGCATGCACGCGGTCTGTCGCGTGGATTATTTCGAAGATCTTTCCATTTTGCCGGCAGGAACGGTGCCGCCCAATCCCCAGGAGCTTTTGTTCCGGCCCAGCTTCCGCGAGTTGCAGGAGAATTTGCGACGCCATTTCAAGACCATTCTTATCGATGTGCCTGCGCTCTCGACTGGCTCCGATGCACTGACGATTGCAGCAAATGTAGGTGGTGTCCTGCTTGTGGCGCGGCGGGATGGCACCTATCTGGCCGACCTCAGCACGGTGCGCGAAAAGATGCGCCGCGCAGGCGTGGAGGTGGTCGGGTCAGTATTACTCGAATTCTAG